The DNA segment AGTCCAAACTCTGTGGCAATCACTTTAAGTGCAAACCACGCTTTCACATATTCATCAAAAGCCTGGGAAACATAAAGTTCCGTGGACCACTCTGAATTATAACATTCGTCATTTGCTGCAATACATGGTTTCTCAACTACAAGATCTTCTCCGTCAATTTTCTGAACTGTTTTCAGTTCAAAGAAACGGGCTCCGCCATAATAAGAAGCAACTATGTTTTGGGCCAGCTGTGTATTAGGACCTGCTGCTGGTCCCATGGGGGTTTCCAGTTTCTTTCCAAATATCTCGTAATAACGTTTTGGGTTTGCGATATATGGCCTGCGAAGGCCAAAAACCGTTCCCTTTTCATGTTCCTCAAAAATCCAATCCATCAGTTTATTAAATGGAATTGGAGTCATCTTATCACCCATTCTCTAATCCTCCTGTTTTTTATATACCCTTAAGCGTTAACACGTGCCCAGAGTTTCTTCGCTTCTTCTCTGGATTCAAATAAAATCTTTTCTTCATCGATACCCATCATCTCACGGTCTTTCATCAACACCTTTCCGTTGCAGACAGTAGTCACGACATTGTTTCCGTTCATGCCAAATAATATATGACCATTGATATTATCGGCATTCAAAGGAGTCCTTGGAATGTAGTCCATAACAATAACATCTGCAGCAGCTCCCTTTTTCAGTATACCCAGAGGTTTCCCGAAATACCTGCCCGCCATCCTGGGATTTCCCTCAAACAGCATCTGCGGAACTTCACTCCACGCTGCATTCGGATCACAGAGATGATGTTTATGAAGAATGTTGGCAACTTTATATGATTCTATCATATCCTGAGTGTATCCATCTGTTCCAAGTCCTGTTAAGATACCCTTGTGAACAAGTTCCATCGTAGGAGGGCACCCGGCTGCATTTCCCATATTGGACTCCGGATTATGAACTACCATGGTGTTTGTATCCCGGATCAGATCCATCTCATGAGGATTAATATAGATGCAGTGCGCCAAAAGTGTTTTCTCACCAAGGATATTAAAGTCCATCAGACGATCAACAATTCTCTTGCCGTGTTTTTTCAGACAGTCATGCAGATCCTCGATACCTTCTGCAACATGGATATGATAACCAACCTCATCCGGTTTATTCTCAGCAGCCAGTTCGAAGGTCTCATCAGAGATTGTAAATTGAGCATGCATTCCCATCATTCCTGCAACCATGTCAGAATCATCAGCGAGAGCATGTTTGATCCATGCAGCATTTTCTTTTACTGCTTCATGAGATTTTTCCATGCCATCCCGATCTGAAATTTCATAACAAAGACATGTTCTCACGCCAAGTTCCTCTGCAGCATCTCCTATGGCGAATAAACTGTCGTGAATTTCGCCAAAGCTTGCATGATGGTCGAAGACTGTGGTCACCCCGTTTTTAATAGAATCCAGATATGTTACTCTTGCACTCTGTCTCGTAGCTTCATTGGTCAGATTCCGGTCAATCTTCCACCATTGCCCATCTAAAATACCGATGAGTCCATGCGGATGATAGCCATTAATTGAAAGGCCTCTTGCCATCGCACTGTAAATATGCTCATGCATGTTAATAAATGCAGGCATAATCACTTTGCCCTTTGCATCCACAAACTCTGCGTCAGGATACAGTTTCTTCATTTCTTTTGTGGTACCCACATCTTTAATCACATTGTCCTGTGTAACCACCGCTCCATCCGTGATAAAAGGATTCTCTGGATCTCTGGTTACCAGACGTCCGTTTCCAATTAATAACATATACCTTTTCTCCTTTACTTTCATTCCCTTGCCAATATCTTTTGATTGTTGCACCTTAAGTCTTCTTCCTTCGCTTGTAGGTGTCAAGCTAAATATTTATTAGATGCTGATTCTGCACTGCTAATGTTGAAAAAGTTCTTTTTATCCGAATTCTTCATACAATTAGAACATATTTAAATCTTTCATAACAAGTAGGATAGAAGTCTGTATGTACTAATTTTATCATGTTATTTAAGCATTTGCAAGCTTCATAGTAATATTTTTAAGGCAGCCTAAATTTTTTTGTATTTCCCTATTGATTTTTTCGTTCTGTGATGCTATGATGGGGTCAGATGGAACCGGAAATCTAAATTTTAATTAGGTGATCAGGAGATATTATGACTTATACACTGGAAATACTTACACAGATTGCAAAGGGAGTGGCAAAACAGTTTGGACCGGACTGTGAAATTGTCATTCACGATCTCGCAAAGCATGATCTTGATCATTCCATTGTCTTTATTGTCAATGGGCAGATCACAAACCGCAAGATCGGTGATGGTCCTTCAAAGGTTGTCTTAGAAACCATGAATAAAAAACCGGAAAAAGTAAAAGATCATTTAAGTTACCTGACTCGGACTTCTAACGGTCGAATTCTAAAATCAAGTACGATGTACATCAGAAATAAAGATGGTGGAGAGATTATGTACATCTTTTCAATTAACTATGATATCACATCGTTGATGACCGTTGAAAACGCGGTCAAAAACATCGTTGAAACGGAGTCGCAAGGCGCCAGACATCATTCACCGGATCCAATCGTCCACAATGTCAATGATCTGCTTGATTCTCTCATTCAGGAATCTGTTGAGCTGATAGGCAAACCGGCTGCTCTTATGAATAAAGATGAAAAAGTAGAAGCAATTTCATTCTTAAATGATGCGGGAGCCTTACTGATCACCAAGTCCGGTGACAAGATTTCAAAATATTTTGGAATCTCAAAATTCACTCTCTACAGCTACATCAGCGAAAGCAACAAAAAAAATGAAGATGCCAGATAAAGGCAATACTGCTTTTACCGGTCGAAACCATCAATTTTATAAGGAGGTTTTACAAATGAATCAGGAAAAGATTCTGTGGGTTGAAAACCACATGCCAAAAAGTGAAGACAAAAATCTTCCAGTCATGTCTCTGGAGGCAGTAAAAAAGGCAAGAGAGTTTCATGAGTCCATACCAGGATATAAACCAACGCCTTTGGCAAAATTAAATGGTATGGCTGATTATCTTGGGTTAAAAGAAATTTATGTAAAAGATGAGTCCTATCGGTTTGGTCTCAATGCATTCAAAGTCCTGGGCGGTTCTTTTTCCATGGCTCGATATATTGCAAAAAAAACCGGCCGTGATGTCTCTGAACTTCCCTTTAACGTACTGACTTCAGATGCTCTTCGAGAGGAGTTCGGACAGGCTACATTCTTTACTGCTACTGACGGAAATCATGGCCGAGGAGTTGCATGGGCGGCCCATCGTCTCGGTCAAAAAGCAGTTGTCTATATGCCAAAAGGTTCTACAAAGACACGTCTGCAGCACATCCTTAATGAGGGTGCAGCAGCGACGATCGAAGAAGTAAATTATGATGAGTGTGTGCGCATGGCCGCAGATGCCGCTTCCAAAGTGGAGAATGGTGTTGTCGTTCAAGATACCGCATGGGATGGCTATGAAGAGATTCCATCCTGGATCATGCAGGGATATGGAACCATGGCTATGGAGGCCGACGAACAGCTTGCCTCTTATGGCTGTGACCGTCCGACACACGTATTTGTTCAGGCCGGCGTAGGATCACTGGCTGGTGCTGTTCAGGGATATTTTGCAAATCGTTATCCGGATAATCCGCCGACAGTTGTCGTTGTCGAAGCTGCCCCTGCCGCCTGCTTATATAAGGGTGCCAAAGCCGCAGACGGAGAACTTCGCAAAGTGGGCGGCGATATGCTCACAATCATGGCGGGACTTGCATGTGGTGAACCGAATACAATTTCATGGGACATTCTGAAAAACCATGTGAAAGTATTTATCTCCTCTCCCGACTGGGCTGCTGAAAAAGGCATGCGTATGCTTTCCGCTCCTGTCAAAGGAGATCCACAGGTGGTTTCGGGAGAATCCGGTGCCGCACCGTTCGGAACACTGGCATCAGTCATGATGATGAATGAATATAAAGAATTAAGAGCTGCCATCGGTCTTGATGAGAATTCTAAGGTTCTTCTGTTCTCTACGGAAGGTGATACAGATCCCGACCGCTACAAAGAAATCGTCTGGGATGGTAAAAACGACCACTTTTTTGACTGATACAGGGTTCAAATTTTGAATTCACAGATGTACGAAACACATATTTATGTGATTTGTAATAGAATCTATTGACTTAAGATTAATCAATTGAGGAGGTAACAAAATGGATTTAAACAAAATAAAAGAAGTTGCCCAGAATTATCAGGCTGATATGACGAAATTTTTGCGTGATATCGTAAAATTTCCAGGAGAGAGTGCCGGCGAAAAAGATCATGCAGAGAGAATCGCCGAAGAAATGCGTAAACTGGACTTCAACAAGGTCGAAATTGATCCCATGGGAAATGTCCTGGGATTCATGGGAACAGGTAAAACCCTGATCGCATTTGACGCTCATATTGACACTGTCGGCATTGGCAATAAGAAAAACTGGGACTTTGATCCTTATGAAGGATTCGAAAGTGAAACTGAAATCGGCGGACGTGGTGTATCTGATCAGCTGGGCGGAATTGTATCTGCTGTATACGGTGCAAGAATCATGAAAGATCTTGGATTATTGAATGATGAGTATACGGTTCTTGTCACAGGTACTGTTCAGGAAGAGGACTGTGACGGACTCTGCTGGCAGTATATCATTCACGAAGACAAGATTCGTCCGGAGTTTGTTGTCTCGACAGAGCCTACAGACGGCGGAATCTACCGCGGACAGCGCGGACGTATGGAGATCCGTATTGATGCAAAGGGTGTATCCTGCCATGGTTCAGCTCCGGAACGAGGAGACAACGCAATCTATAAGATGGCCGATATTCTTCAGGATGTACGTGCATTGAATGAAAATGATGCTGCTGATGACAAAGAAGTCAAGGGCCTTGTTAAGATGCTCGATGAAAAATACAACCCACAGTACAAAGAAGCAAACTTCCTGGGACGTGGAACTGTCACTACATCCGAGATCTTCTTCACATCTCCAAGCCGCTGTGCAGTTGCAGACTCCTGCTCTGTTTCTCTTGACCGTCGTATGACAGCCGGTGAGACCTGGGAGAGTTGTCTGGAGGAAATCCGCAATCTTCCAAGCGTTAAGAAATATGGAGATGATATCAAAGTGTCCATGTATGAGTACGCACGTCCTTCCTATAAAGGGCTGACATATCCCATCGAGTGCTATTTCCCGACATGGGTAATTCCACAAGACCACAAGGTAACCAAGGCTATGGAAGAGACTTATAAATCACTGTATGGTGAAAAACGTATCGGTTCTGAAGAAACTATCGATTCCAGAGTTGATCGTCCGCTTACAGACAAATGGACATTCTCTACGAATGGTGTGACAATCATGGGAAGAAATAATATTCCCTGCATCGGATTTGGACCTGGTGCTGAGGCTCAGGCACATGCTCCGAATGAAATCACATGGAAACAGGATCTTGTAACTTGTGCATCTGTTTACGCTGCACTTCCAACATTCTATTTCGATAAGTAATTAATACAGTACCTTGGTCAAAGGGTCATAACTTATATTCTATATCAAAAGTCGTGACCCTTTTACTAGCAATAAATATATTTAAAGGAGATTTTATATGAAAACATTGCAAGATTACATTGACAAACTGAACAAACTGAATTTTAAAGAAATGTACGAGAATGATTTTTTCCTGACATGGGAAAAGACAGATGATGAACTGGAAGCTGTATGGACGATTGCAGATGCATTCCGCTTTATGCGCGAAAACAACATCTCCACTAAGGTATTTGAAAGTGGTCTTGGAATATCACTTTTTCGTGATAACTCCACGAGAACACGTTTCTCTTTTGCTTCGGCCTGTAACCTGCTTGGCCTTGAAGTACAAGATCTGGATGAAGGAAAATCTCAGGTTGCCCATGGTGAAACAGTACGTGAGACAGCAAATATGATTTCCTTTATGGCTGATGTTATTGGTATCCGCGATGATATGTATATCGGAAAAGGTAATGCATATATGCATGAAGTTTCTGATGCAGTAAAACAAGGTCACGCCGACGGAATTCTTGAGCAGCGCCCGACTCTTGTAAGTCTGCAGTGTGATATTGACCATCCAACACAGTGTATGGCTGATATGCTTCATATCATCCATCATTTTGGTGGAGTTGAGAATCTCAAGGGCAAAAAACTTGCTATGTCATGGGCTTACTCTCCTTCTTATGGCAAACCACTCTCCGTTCCGCAGGGTGTCGTAGGTCTTATGACCCGTATGGGAATGGATGTTGTCCTGGCTCATCCCGAAGGATATGAAATCATGCCTGAGGTTGAGGAAGTTGCTAAAAAGAATGCCAGCAAATCCGGCGGATCTTTCCGTGTATCTCACGATATGAAAGATGCTTTCCAGGATGCTGATATCGTTTATCCAAAGAGCTGGGCTCCATTTGCTGCTATGGAAACTCGTACAGATCTTTATTCCAAAGGTGATCAGGCCGGTATTGATGAACTGGAAAAGAAACTTCTCGCACAGAACGCAGAGCACAAAGACTGGTGCTGTACAGAAGATCTGATGAAAACTACAAAAGACGGCAAAGCGCTCTACCTCCACTGCCTGCCGGCCGATATCAATGGTGTCAGCTGTGAAGAAGGTGAAGTCGAAGCTTCCGTATTCGATCGGTATCGTGATCCTCTTTACAAAGAAGCAAGCTACAAACCCTATGTGATTGCAGCCATGATTTTCTTAAGTAAATTTGAAAACCCACAGGAAGTACTCAAGAAATTGGAAGAACAGAAAACTCCCAGGATTTTTAAATAAAACAGAATAATAAGGTGAATAATATGAAAGATAAGAAGCGTATCGTCATTGCTCTTGGAGGAAATGCCCTCGGCAATACTCTTCCGGAGCAGATGGCAGCCGTTAAGACCACAGCCAAAGCAATTGTGGATCTGATCGAAGAAGGGTGTGAGGTCGTTGTCGTACATGGCAACGGTCCTCAAGTTGGCATGATTAACAATGCCATGGCGGCGCTCTCCAGAGAGAATCCAGAACAGCCCAACACTCCTCTCTCAGTTTGTGTTGCTATGAGCCAGGCCTATATTGGCTACGATCTGCAAAACGCACTGAGAGAAGAACTGTACAACCGTAATATTAAAAATATGCCGGTTTCAACTATGATCACCCAGGTTCGTGTAGATAAAGACGACTCTGCTTTTTCCAATCCGTCCAAAC comes from the Blautia liquoris genome and includes:
- the dpaL gene encoding diaminopropionate ammonia-lyase, which gives rise to MNQEKILWVENHMPKSEDKNLPVMSLEAVKKAREFHESIPGYKPTPLAKLNGMADYLGLKEIYVKDESYRFGLNAFKVLGGSFSMARYIAKKTGRDVSELPFNVLTSDALREEFGQATFFTATDGNHGRGVAWAAHRLGQKAVVYMPKGSTKTRLQHILNEGAAATIEEVNYDECVRMAADAASKVENGVVVQDTAWDGYEEIPSWIMQGYGTMAMEADEQLASYGCDRPTHVFVQAGVGSLAGAVQGYFANRYPDNPPTVVVVEAAPAACLYKGAKAADGELRKVGGDMLTIMAGLACGEPNTISWDILKNHVKVFISSPDWAAEKGMRMLSAPVKGDPQVVSGESGAAPFGTLASVMMMNEYKELRAAIGLDENSKVLLFSTEGDTDPDRYKEIVWDGKNDHFFD
- a CDS encoding YgeY family selenium metabolism-linked hydrolase, yielding MDLNKIKEVAQNYQADMTKFLRDIVKFPGESAGEKDHAERIAEEMRKLDFNKVEIDPMGNVLGFMGTGKTLIAFDAHIDTVGIGNKKNWDFDPYEGFESETEIGGRGVSDQLGGIVSAVYGARIMKDLGLLNDEYTVLVTGTVQEEDCDGLCWQYIIHEDKIRPEFVVSTEPTDGGIYRGQRGRMEIRIDAKGVSCHGSAPERGDNAIYKMADILQDVRALNENDAADDKEVKGLVKMLDEKYNPQYKEANFLGRGTVTTSEIFFTSPSRCAVADSCSVSLDRRMTAGETWESCLEEIRNLPSVKKYGDDIKVSMYEYARPSYKGLTYPIECYFPTWVIPQDHKVTKAMEETYKSLYGEKRIGSEETIDSRVDRPLTDKWTFSTNGVTIMGRNNIPCIGFGPGAEAQAHAPNEITWKQDLVTCASVYAALPTFYFDK
- the ygeW gene encoding knotted carbamoyltransferase YgeW — encoded protein: MKTLQDYIDKLNKLNFKEMYENDFFLTWEKTDDELEAVWTIADAFRFMRENNISTKVFESGLGISLFRDNSTRTRFSFASACNLLGLEVQDLDEGKSQVAHGETVRETANMISFMADVIGIRDDMYIGKGNAYMHEVSDAVKQGHADGILEQRPTLVSLQCDIDHPTQCMADMLHIIHHFGGVENLKGKKLAMSWAYSPSYGKPLSVPQGVVGLMTRMGMDVVLAHPEGYEIMPEVEEVAKKNASKSGGSFRVSHDMKDAFQDADIVYPKSWAPFAAMETRTDLYSKGDQAGIDELEKKLLAQNAEHKDWCCTEDLMKTTKDGKALYLHCLPADINGVSCEEGEVEASVFDRYRDPLYKEASYKPYVIAAMIFLSKFENPQEVLKKLEEQKTPRIFK
- the ssnA gene encoding putative aminohydrolase SsnA, with protein sequence MLLIGNGRLVTRDPENPFITDGAVVTQDNVIKDVGTTKEMKKLYPDAEFVDAKGKVIMPAFINMHEHIYSAMARGLSINGYHPHGLIGILDGQWWKIDRNLTNEATRQSARVTYLDSIKNGVTTVFDHHASFGEIHDSLFAIGDAAEELGVRTCLCYEISDRDGMEKSHEAVKENAAWIKHALADDSDMVAGMMGMHAQFTISDETFELAAENKPDEVGYHIHVAEGIEDLHDCLKKHGKRIVDRLMDFNILGEKTLLAHCIYINPHEMDLIRDTNTMVVHNPESNMGNAAGCPPTMELVHKGILTGLGTDGYTQDMIESYKVANILHKHHLCDPNAAWSEVPQMLFEGNPRMAGRYFGKPLGILKKGAAADVIVMDYIPRTPLNADNINGHILFGMNGNNVVTTVCNGKVLMKDREMMGIDEEKILFESREEAKKLWARVNA
- a CDS encoding helix-turn-helix transcriptional regulator, encoding MTYTLEILTQIAKGVAKQFGPDCEIVIHDLAKHDLDHSIVFIVNGQITNRKIGDGPSKVVLETMNKKPEKVKDHLSYLTRTSNGRILKSSTMYIRNKDGGEIMYIFSINYDITSLMTVENAVKNIVETESQGARHHSPDPIVHNVNDLLDSLIQESVELIGKPAALMNKDEKVEAISFLNDAGALLITKSGDKISKYFGISKFTLYSYISESNKKNEDAR